Part of the Aciduliprofundum boonei T469 genome is shown below.
ATATCTTGGAAGATGCTGTATGAAAAGAACAATTTGCAACTCTCTTGCGGACAAGCTTTATTCAAGAGGTTTTGGGAATAGAGATGGGAAATGCATAGAACTCTCTTGGGTTGAGTTTGCATATCTCTCCGAGAAAGGAATTTTGGATTACGATTTTGAAGATGTTGTTAAGAAAGCATCTAGAGAAGTACCAAATTTTGATATTCTATTCATCGTTTACAGGGATTTGAGGGAGCGTGGCTATGTTTTGAAGGATAGGGGCAATTATTTTATGGGCCGCAAGAACTATTCAATGGCTTTTTACCCTCTTTCCGATATGGATTATTTTGATGTGAGTGAATTTGTAGAGAAGCAATACCCCTTAATCCTATCCATCGTGGATTTTGATGGAGAAGTAACCTATTATTTGGTTGATATGGTAGAGCCTAAGGGAACTTATTTCAAAATTCCCAAAGAAGAGCTGAATTTTGAGATTTATGGGAAAAGGGCTTTTGTTTTTACAAATTTGCAGGATTTTGAGAATTTGACATATGGAAGGAACGAGGGAACATGGGGGCATCTTAGCCTGCTTGAAATTAAATACCTTGCGGAAAATGGGGTGGTGGGAAAAAATCCACAAGTTGAAGGAGTTTATGATATTTACAAGGATTTGAGAAATAGGGGTTTGATAGTAAAATCGGGATTCAAATACGGCACTCATTTTAGAGTTTATGAGAATAGTATGGAAGAGCATTCCAAGTACCTCGTTCATTTAATTTCCGAGAGAGAAGAGATTCAGAAGATAAGCCGTGCAGTTCGTGTTGCCCATGGAGTTAGAAAAACTCTGCTTCTTGCACATAATTTAAATGGGAAAATTGTTTATTTCAGTGTATCTTGGATCAGGCCTTAATGTTTTAATAGGAAAAGATGCATGAAGGTTAGAATGGTGGAAACTGTCAAGATAAAAGCGGTGGTAATTCTATCAATCCTCGTTATTGCTATAGGCATTCCCGCCATATATTATGCTTCAACAGAAAGGCAACCTACAAACAATCCTCCCGTGGCCATAATAACCGCCCCGTCTAGGGGATATACGGATACTCCCATAGAATTTTCCGCAGCTAATTCTATTGATGATGGTTTTATTCTAACTTACATTTGGGATTTTGGAGACGGAACAAAATCTGCCGGTAAGATTGTGTATCACACTTACAGAGAAGAGGGGAACTATACCGTTACTTTGGTGGTATATGATAATGAGGGAGCATACTCCTATGCAAAGAAAATGATCACCATTGAGAAAAAGCAAGTCAAGGAAATTAAGGTATCAGTTAATGAATTATTAAAGAATGTTTCTGCTTACATAGGTAAGGAAGTTGTTGTGGATGGTATATTTGGATATGGACGCAATTACAGTTTCTTCCTTGTAAATAATTCAGGGTACAGAGGTATAAGGGTTTATGTAGAACCTGGAGCTCAAAGGCCAGAAACTATGCATTATGGAGATATCTTGGAAGTTCGTGCAAGATTTACAGTTTATAGAAATGAATTCGAGTTGAAAGTTGAGAACAATAGCAAGGATTATGTGAAAATAATAGGGTCTGGTGGAAAGAACACTTATGCTAATATAACCCTTCAAAATTGGCAAGAATACAACAATTCATTTATCCATCTAACGGGTAAGGTAACAAAGGTTTATGCCTCTTATAGATATTCCATAGGTCCCTTAACTGTTTACATATCCTTCAATGCCAACCGTACTGGGTCTCCTGCAGTAGGGGATGTTTTTGAAGTTCAAGGATTTTTAACTTATTATCGTTCTTACAAGTACAATGTGAGCTATATGGAAATTTATGTGCGCAACTCCACGGCTGATTTCTCCAAATATGTAAAATCTACCTATCAAAATGTGTCTATGAACTCTTTGCTTGAAGAACCAGATACTTACAATAACTCTGCCGTGCATATTCCATCAGCATTTGTCATATCTTCCTACGCTTCTTGGAATTTTGAGGTGAGCGATAACATAAGCAATAATGCATCTATGCATGTTTATGTTGAAAGAGGAGGTATTGTCAAGGGAATGATATTTAATGGCGCAAAGGTAGAAATATGGGGAAATTTAGTGCTCTATCGTGGGCAGTGGGAGATAAAAATTAGAAATGCTACAACTGATAAGGTTTTAGTTTTGAGCAAGCCAGAATATAAGAATATATCCGTAGATAAACTCCTTGGAAATCCACAAGTTTACAATGGAAGCAATGTGCACTCTTGGGGAATAATAAGTTGGTTATATCAGAATGAGAGCTCTCATTTTACCCTCTTCGGGCTTTTCTGGAATGGAAGCGAGGTAAAAGTTGTAGGATTCAATGGTTCTAGTATAGGGAGTATTCAAGAGGGATACTATGCAGATGTTTATGGAGAATTCACCTCTTATAGGGGAGAATGGGAGATTAAAATCAGGCCCAAGAGCTATGATTATGTTGTGGCACATCCTCAAAGTTATAGAACGACAAATATCACTTCAATCCTTAAAGCTCCTGAAGATTACAACAACACTTTAGTTTATGTGCCTTATGCGAAGGTTAAAAATGTGTTTGCAAACTGGCTTTTCTGGGTTAGCAATAATGTTTCAAATCCTAATGATTTGTCAGTGTATGTTGAGCGTGGCGGGATTGTAAATGGCACTCCTTATTTCAACGCTACAGTGGAAATATGGGGTATGGTCACGCAGTACAATGGCTCATGGGAGCTGAAAATAAGAAACAATACAGATGACAAAGTTGTTGTGATTAGCAACGCAACATATAAAGAGGTATCAATAACCACGCTCTTGAGCTCACCTTTTAAGTATAACAATACTTTGGTTTATGTACCTGAGGCAACGGTGGTGAGTGTATACAATGCCTCCTGGCTATTCTGGATAAGTAATTCCACAAATTCCACCGAGGATGTTAGCGTATATGTGGAAAAAGGAGCTCATATAGATGCCCAGGTTTATGTCGGAGCGAAGGTTGAAGTGTGGGGTATGGTTACCCGATTTAATGGGAAATGGGAGATAAAGATAAGGGCAAACTCTGGGGATAATGTCAAGCTCATAACCCCAATTAGCAATTACACGGTGGTTAATATAACAGAACTCTTGGAGAATACAAGCGCTTATAATGGTACCCTTGTGGAAATACCAAATGCCACGGTGGTAAATGTATACGCTTCTTGGTTATTCTGGGTAAGCAATTCCACTGCGGATATCAAGGATATTGCAGTTTATGCTGAGAAAGGTGTGAAAGTCCCAACCTTGGGCAAAGGTGATACTGTCAAGATTTATGGAAATGTTACATATCATAATGGCTCATACGAGATACTTTTGCGGACAGGTACGCAAGATAAAGTCGTGGTTTTGCATTCCTCCGCTAAATATGTGAATCTGTCCTATTTGCACGAGGTGGATAGCAATGGGACTCTTATACATCTAGGCGAGCAAGTTATCGTGAATGCAACGGTTATTTCTTCTCCAGGGGTATTTTCGTTCACCTCAAGCAGTGGAAAGCCCATACTGAAAATGTATGTGGAAGATTCCACGGGGGGTGTTTTGGTATTTGGTTATGATATGGATTATGCAAAGTTGAATTTAACGGAAGGAGATATGGTACAGATTAGGGGTACAATAGCGCAGTATAATGGGGAAGCAGAGCTTAAGATATCATCTCTTAATTACATAACTTATCTTAGAAAAGGGACAGTACCAAGTCCTCTGGTCATACCTACTGGGTATTTCTCCAATTGGAGCGCTGCAGAGAAGGTTGAGGGCATGCTTGTAAAAGTTCACGGCACTGTCACAAGCGTAAACCAGAATTATGGATATTTTTATCTGGATGATGGGAGCGGTGCAGTAGAGATATATGCAAAAGCAGCAGGCATAGATATTTCAAATATTTCTCAGGGGGAGAATCTAACGGTTATAGGTGTAGTGTCTCAATACGATAAGACATCGCCTTACACCAGTTATTATGAGATATTGCCTAGATATGCATCGGATATAATGCAGAATAATACATCATCGAAAGTTAGTGATAAAAATTTTGTAGGAAATTGGAAAGATAGTGAATTTGGTACATACTTGGAAGAGGTGTATGTATGGAGGATAGATACTGTCCTAATTGCGGCAGATATGTGGGTTCATTAGAAGTTTGCCCGTACTGTGGCACTAAGATACCAAAGCATACCGGGTATTATTACGCAAAATATGGTGCTTTAACATTTGCTCTCATAGGTATAGTTCTCCTTTTAATATTTGCTCAAAATGTGCCTGTACAGTATGTGCACATAAAGGACATATCTCAAACATATAATTACGGCACTGTTGAGATAAAAGGTATAGTTTCTTCTGCACCATCCTTGATAGTTTATAAGGAGGGATCCGCTACACTTTACATAGATGTGGATGATGGCACTGGAATAATGAGCGTGCATGTGTATAGTCCAACTGTAGAAAAATTGGCAAAGGCGAATAAGCTCCCGGGATATGGCGAGTATGTGGATGTCATAGGAGAGGTGTATATAAGGGGAAGCAACATTTATATGATTGTTAACTCACCGGAGGAGATTAATATAATCAAGCCAAAACCCGTGCAGATGAGTATAGCGGATATTAATAGTATAGAATATCCTTATGCAAAATATGTGAGGGTTGAGTTGAATGCAACCGTTCTAAAAGTTTATGAAACTTCGAGGGGTAGTTATGTCCTAAATATAACTGATGGGACAGGTTATATGGATATGTATCTTCCATATTCGGTGGTGTATTTTAGCAATATGGATGTAAAATCTCTTGAAGGTAAGAAAATAAATGTGGTGGGTTCTATAGAATGGTATGGCAGTTTTATGAATGGCTATTGGGAACTCATACCAAGCGACATTAATGATATAAAGGTGATAGGATGAAATGTCCCAGTTGTGGCAGGGATATTCCCGACGATTCCGAGATATGCCCATACTGCACAGCCAGTATAAAACACAGGGTTAGGATTAAAGCAATATATGTTATAGCATTATCTTTGGTAATCCTTGCTGCATCCTATGGGGTGTTGGCGTATTATGGGGGAGAAGTTCCTATAACAAAGATAAAAGATTTGGGACTTACTGATAATTATAATTTCATCCGTTTGCATGGGAAAGTGGAAGGATATCCTTGGGTTTATGAAAATGATTATCAGGTAACCTCATTTAGATTCAAATTAAATGATGGTACTGGCACGGTGACTGTTAAGTTATATGGTAATGTTATAAAAAGAATGGTTGAACTGCATAAAATTCCGGCTATGGGGGATACTGTAGATATCAAAGGTACCTATATGTATAGTTCGAACTCTTTAATTTTGAACAATATAGATTATTTGGAGATAGAGAGCCCAAAACATAAGGGTTTGAATATAAGCGATATTATCAATGCCGCTCCATGGGACTATAAGAATGGTGCTAAGGTTTTTGTAAGTGGGAATATAACAAGTGTAAGAGAATTCAGTTTCGGGTTTATATGCACTATAGATGAGAAACTTGATGTTTTAATTCCCCGTGCTTACTACTCTCTACACATCTTGAACATAAGTAAAATGGGGTCTGCTTATACTAAATTTTATGGTGCTCTGCAGTTCTATCAGCCCGTTGCCCCTTCGGATACATACAAGGTTGTTAATCTTCCAGATTTGCTCTCCCATCCAGAGGCTTATAATGGAACATATATTAGAATTACCTGGGCAAGAGTTATGGATAGGAATCTCTTAACCAATACTATAACTGTTTATTCAAACGGCTCTTCAATTCCAGTTTATGTTAGAAATGGGGTGAAGTATTATACTCCTGGAACCTATGTGGAGATTCAAGGAAAATTTGTAAATTACAAGGGCACATGGGAAATTTCTGTATCTCATAAGAACGATTTTGTAACAGAGCCAAAGTGGGAGTTGATAGCAGACCCAACATACAAAGTTTTAGAGAAAAAAGAGTATGTGCCAAATGGCCCTATGAAAGAGTTCTCCCTTGTTGAGATTAAAGGCAGCGTCGTAGATTACCGTATGTTCTCTTATTCTGCGAGCTTAACCATTTGGGGCAACAACCAAAGCTATGTGGTTTATGTTGAGAATAAGGCAATGATGAAAAATATAGATTATGGAAGGCCTGTTGTTATTAGGGGTATCGTTACATATTATAATGGTCAGCCGGAGATAAAGGTTAGACCATTTACCGGTGATTTGGTGGAGGTGACTGGATGACAATAGCATATCTACTTATGGCTATAGCGTTTGTGATAATAGGCGCCCTGATAGGCTCTGCTTTATCAATGCTTCCCGGCTTGCATGTTTACAATGTGATTGGCTTCTTCTTGCTGTTTTATTTCACGGCATCATTCGTTCTTGATCCTATGCTGATGGTTCTTATGCTTATAGGTATGCTGGTAAGCTATGCCTTTGTATTCACAATTCCTTCAATATATTTCAGTGCTCCTGACGATTCCACAATGTTTGTTCTTATGCCCTCTTTAAGGTATCTCAAGGAGGGACGTGGTCACGAAGCTGTTGTGCTCATAGCTACTGGTGCTTTAACGGGATTGTTTGCAATAGTTCTCGTAGTTCCCCTGTTCATGGGACCTTTATCTATTGTTTGGGATATTGTCTCTACTCATCTTCACTGGATAATAGGAGCTGTTATTGCCTATATGCTTCTTTCAGAGTTTCCAAAAGATTTTGGAAGACACAAGAATCCTCTTCATGGCTTGAAAGAAGGGTGGAAGACCATTATGGCAGGGTATCTCACTTTCTTTCTATCCTCTATCCTGGGTATAATAACATTCAGTAAAACTATAGTTCCTGCAAATCATGCATTTCAGAGCCTTATGGCTCCATTAATTGGTTTATTTGCAACATCTTCCATCATACTTAATTTGATTTCAAAGTACGAGATTCCCGAGCAAAATATACCAAAGAGCATAGATTCCACCCCCAAAGAACTGCTTCATGGTGCAGTAGCTGGCTCTTCTGGAGGTCTATTTGCAGCATTTCTACCAGCGGTAACCGCCGGTGTTGGAGGTTATATGGCATCCCATGGCTTTGCTCAGAAGGGAGACAAAAGCTTCTTGGTATCTATGGGTGCATCTCGTGTGGTTTACTATGTGGGAGCTATAGCCCTATTCTTCCTTCCAGTTTTGCATTTGCGCCGTGGTGCTTTGGCTATGGGTATAAACTTGTTCTTCACACCGGAGAGTGTTCAGCAGTTCTACCTTGTGGATATGGGTATTGCGATAGCTGGGATATATGCATTCTTTGTTGTAATTTATGCCTCCAAGTTCCTTGCTAAGAGAATATACAAGATAAATCCAAAGGTTCTGAATTTGATAGTTCTCGGTATTGTAGTTATGCTGGTTTATTTTATGACCTCTTGGCAGGGATTGATAATAATGTCCGTGGCTACAGCTATAGGCCTAATACCCGTGCTTTTCAACTCACGCCGCTCTCACTGTCTTGCGGTTATCCTTGTTCCGATATGGTTGAATATGAGTGGAATAGCCCTCGGTGGCTTATTCGGGTTGTGGTGATGAAAAATGAAGGGATTTGCCCATTTCTTGGCGGGATTAACAACGGCCACCTTCGTGGTAGTTATTGCCAATATGTACTATGGAAACAATGTAATTGCAAATGAGATAGTTGTTCATAAGGCCCTGATAATAATTTTGGGCGGGATATTTGGAATCCTTCCAGATACCATTGATTTTAGATTTGCAAAGTATCTGCAAAAGCATGATTATGAAGTTGATATGGACGAATGGAATTTAGATCCTCAACTTGTGGCCACAACTCTAGCAAAGGCTATTGATCAGGCGAACGAAGAGAATAGGGAAGTTAATGTTATGCTTCATACAATAAAGATATCTTCAGATCAATGGCGTCAATATACTGTTCATTTTGATACGGAGAATAAGAAGGTTATATGTGATATTGGTCCCATAATATCTGGATTTGAAAAGAGACCTTACATAACCTCCTATCTTCCTCCAGAAAAAGCTCATGCCGAGGCAAGTTTTAAAGCAGATTTAGATTACAATTATGATGCAGTTACCCATG
Proteins encoded:
- the endA gene encoding tRNA-intron lyase: MKRTICNSLADKLYSRGFGNRDGKCIELSWVEFAYLSEKGILDYDFEDVVKKASREVPNFDILFIVYRDLRERGYVLKDRGNYFMGRKNYSMAFYPLSDMDYFDVSEFVEKQYPLILSIVDFDGEVTYYLVDMVEPKGTYFKIPKEELNFEIYGKRAFVFTNLQDFENLTYGRNEGTWGHLSLLEIKYLAENGVVGKNPQVEGVYDIYKDLRNRGLIVKSGFKYGTHFRVYENSMEEHSKYLVHLISEREEIQKISRAVRVAHGVRKTLLLAHNLNGKIVYFSVSWIRP
- a CDS encoding PKD domain-containing protein; amino-acid sequence: MKVRMVETVKIKAVVILSILVIAIGIPAIYYASTERQPTNNPPVAIITAPSRGYTDTPIEFSAANSIDDGFILTYIWDFGDGTKSAGKIVYHTYREEGNYTVTLVVYDNEGAYSYAKKMITIEKKQVKEIKVSVNELLKNVSAYIGKEVVVDGIFGYGRNYSFFLVNNSGYRGIRVYVEPGAQRPETMHYGDILEVRARFTVYRNEFELKVENNSKDYVKIIGSGGKNTYANITLQNWQEYNNSFIHLTGKVTKVYASYRYSIGPLTVYISFNANRTGSPAVGDVFEVQGFLTYYRSYKYNVSYMEIYVRNSTADFSKYVKSTYQNVSMNSLLEEPDTYNNSAVHIPSAFVISSYASWNFEVSDNISNNASMHVYVERGGIVKGMIFNGAKVEIWGNLVLYRGQWEIKIRNATTDKVLVLSKPEYKNISVDKLLGNPQVYNGSNVHSWGIISWLYQNESSHFTLFGLFWNGSEVKVVGFNGSSIGSIQEGYYADVYGEFTSYRGEWEIKIRPKSYDYVVAHPQSYRTTNITSILKAPEDYNNTLVYVPYAKVKNVFANWLFWVSNNVSNPNDLSVYVERGGIVNGTPYFNATVEIWGMVTQYNGSWELKIRNNTDDKVVVISNATYKEVSITTLLSSPFKYNNTLVYVPEATVVSVYNASWLFWISNSTNSTEDVSVYVEKGAHIDAQVYVGAKVEVWGMVTRFNGKWEIKIRANSGDNVKLITPISNYTVVNITELLENTSAYNGTLVEIPNATVVNVYASWLFWVSNSTADIKDIAVYAEKGVKVPTLGKGDTVKIYGNVTYHNGSYEILLRTGTQDKVVVLHSSAKYVNLSYLHEVDSNGTLIHLGEQVIVNATVISSPGVFSFTSSSGKPILKMYVEDSTGGVLVFGYDMDYAKLNLTEGDMVQIRGTIAQYNGEAELKISSLNYITYLRKGTVPSPLVIPTGYFSNWSAAEKVEGMLVKVHGTVTSVNQNYGYFYLDDGSGAVEIYAKAAGIDISNISQGENLTVIGVVSQYDKTSPYTSYYEILPRYASDIMQNNTSSKVSDKNFVGNWKDSEFGTYLEEVYVWRIDTVLIAADMWVH
- a CDS encoding zinc ribbon domain-containing protein; translated protein: MEDRYCPNCGRYVGSLEVCPYCGTKIPKHTGYYYAKYGALTFALIGIVLLLIFAQNVPVQYVHIKDISQTYNYGTVEIKGIVSSAPSLIVYKEGSATLYIDVDDGTGIMSVHVYSPTVEKLAKANKLPGYGEYVDVIGEVYIRGSNIYMIVNSPEEINIIKPKPVQMSIADINSIEYPYAKYVRVELNATVLKVYETSRGSYVLNITDGTGYMDMYLPYSVVYFSNMDVKSLEGKKINVVGSIEWYGSFMNGYWELIPSDINDIKVIG
- a CDS encoding zinc ribbon domain-containing protein codes for the protein MKCPSCGRDIPDDSEICPYCTASIKHRVRIKAIYVIALSLVILAASYGVLAYYGGEVPITKIKDLGLTDNYNFIRLHGKVEGYPWVYENDYQVTSFRFKLNDGTGTVTVKLYGNVIKRMVELHKIPAMGDTVDIKGTYMYSSNSLILNNIDYLEIESPKHKGLNISDIINAAPWDYKNGAKVFVSGNITSVREFSFGFICTIDEKLDVLIPRAYYSLHILNISKMGSAYTKFYGALQFYQPVAPSDTYKVVNLPDLLSHPEAYNGTYIRITWARVMDRNLLTNTITVYSNGSSIPVYVRNGVKYYTPGTYVEIQGKFVNYKGTWEISVSHKNDFVTEPKWELIADPTYKVLEKKEYVPNGPMKEFSLVEIKGSVVDYRMFSYSASLTIWGNNQSYVVYVENKAMMKNIDYGRPVVIRGIVTYYNGQPEIKVRPFTGDLVEVTG
- a CDS encoding tripartite tricarboxylate transporter permease, with amino-acid sequence MTIAYLLMAIAFVIIGALIGSALSMLPGLHVYNVIGFFLLFYFTASFVLDPMLMVLMLIGMLVSYAFVFTIPSIYFSAPDDSTMFVLMPSLRYLKEGRGHEAVVLIATGALTGLFAIVLVVPLFMGPLSIVWDIVSTHLHWIIGAVIAYMLLSEFPKDFGRHKNPLHGLKEGWKTIMAGYLTFFLSSILGIITFSKTIVPANHAFQSLMAPLIGLFATSSIILNLISKYEIPEQNIPKSIDSTPKELLHGAVAGSSGGLFAAFLPAVTAGVGGYMASHGFAQKGDKSFLVSMGASRVVYYVGAIALFFLPVLHLRRGALAMGINLFFTPESVQQFYLVDMGIAIAGIYAFFVVIYASKFLAKRIYKINPKVLNLIVLGIVVMLVYFMTSWQGLIIMSVATAIGLIPVLFNSRRSHCLAVILVPIWLNMSGIALGGLFGLW